The window GAAATGGCTTGGCAGTATTGCTCTGGCTGATGTTTTGTCTGATGTTGTTTCTGAATCTACCCTGGGATTTTCCCATCTCAATGTATTGGCTGGGGATTTTAGGAATTGTGTTTATTCCAATCGGATTTTATTTGGTGATGCTTCTTTTTTTTAAGCAATTTATGGGGTCTGTGCCATCCACCACCGGGTTTTCTTTTCTAAACCAACTGCTGCAATTGTGTAGTGCCTACTTTATTCTAATTAGTATGGGGGTAGGAGATCAGTATATTCCTTACCTTTTTGTGTTTCTCGTTTCGAGTACAGTTTCTGTCTTGCCTCTCACCATAGGGGGGGTAGGGGCAAGAGAACTTGTCTTTGTTTTGGCCCATGATTATGTGGGGATAGATCAAAATGTAGCAGTAGCATTTAGTTTGCTATTCTTCCTTATTTCCATGTTAACCTCCTTATTTGGGCTTTTTTTCAAACATGAAGGCTAAGTTCTTCAAAAAAAATGAGCTATTATTGGAACTTAATTTTCCGGCAATATTCGACTAATCACTTGCGGGGAATTACTAGCCATTATTGATTTCATAGCTTTGCACTTGAAGTAACTTACCAGAGCCAATTAGTAATCAATCCTAAATAGTGGGGGCTAATGTGTAATGGGTTTTAAAAACATACTATATGCCCACCACTGCAATTGCAATTTGAACCATTTCTATATTGGACCTTTGGGTGTTGTAGTGAAATACAGCATTTTCTCCCGGATTTTTGGTTGTTTCTACCCCTCCTTTGGGCAAAAATCGGAAAGGAGCACTATTGTTATAGCTGACTTTCAACTCCAGTTGTGTATCACTTCCTTTAAATTCAATGGGTAATTTATAACCCAAAGCTAATCCATAAGCCATGGTAAAGGCCGAGTGATCGAAACCTTCCTCTAATGTTTCGGATAAAATCGTTTCCCTAATCATATAACGGGTATACAAATTGCTGGCCCCTATCTGTGCATCAATAAAGAGCCTATCCATTTTAACCCATGGAAGGTAATGCTTATAATGGGCTTTTATATGTAGGACATTGCTGTTTCTGCGTAGTCTCAACACCTCTGGATCTCCGTCATATAAGTAGTCTCTTTTTTCCAATAAGGAGCCATAGAGGCCATAGCCAACGCTCAGCCCTGCAGCAACCGGAAATCTAGGGAATTCATAATATACAGAACCAGCAATTTCCGGGAAGCTGTTGGCTTGGAGTTTTTCTTTGAAATCATTAATAGGGAAGCTATATTTGGTTTCAATACCAAATATTATATCTTGAGACATTCCGCTAAAAGGAATAAAAAAAAGTAAAAATAGTGATCGTACAAAATTTGGTGCCATAACATTAAGAACGATAAAGTGGGATCAGGGATTCAATTAAAACGATTTTTATTGGAAGGCCCTTTCATTGCTTAACCTTAAATTAGACACTGTTTGTTCTTTTTTTCTTAAGCTGGTAGAGGTAGGGATTGAAAATGGGAAGGGACTTACAATTGCGATATAAAAAAAAAACCTGACCAAAATATTGGTCAGGTTTAAATATATGTTGATTTCTTTAAGGATTAACCTATAGAAACTCTTTTGAAACTAGATACGGTCAAACCTTTACTTACGCTGTCAAGGTATTGAGCGATGGTTTTGCTAGTGTCTTTCACGAAAGACTGGCTAAGCAAAGTGTTCTCTTTGTAGAACTTGTTTAATTTACCCATGGCAATTTTCTCAAGCATTGCTTCCGGTTTCCCGTCTTGTCTGGCTTGGTCTTTACCAACTTCGATTTCTCTTTCAACAACAGAAGAATCTACACCATCTTTGTCAAGTGCTACCGGATTCATGGCAGCAATTTGCATGGCAACATCTTTACCTGCATCAGAAACATCAGCACCTTGGGTGTTGGTTAGTCCTACCAATACACCTAACTTACCATTGGAGTGTATATAAGGTTCAACAACTTCTGCAGTTATTTTTTCAAGGTGAGAAACACCAATTTTTTCACCGATTTTACCGGTCATTTCAGTGATTTTCTCACCGATGGTGATGCCTTCATAAGGCAATGCCAAAACAGCTTCAATGCTATCAGCATCCGCTTTTACTGCTTCAGCCAAGATGGCGTTAGCAAAGGCAGAAAACTCATCATTTTTGGCAACAAAGTCTGTTTCACAAGTAAGTGAAAGGATTGTTCCGGTTTTACCGTCTTCGCTTACACTAGTAACCACAACGCCTTCTTTGGTTTCACGGTCTGCTCTGGAAGCTGAAACTTTTTGTCCTTTTTTTCTAAGGATATCAATAGCTTTTTCAAAATCTCCTTCAGCTTCGGTAAGGGCTTTCTTACAGTCCATCATACCGGCCCCGGTTTTTTGTCTCAGTTTATTTACCTCTTGTGCAGTAATAGCCATTGGTTTATATTTTTTTGTTGAATTAAATTAGGTGTTGACAATAAAACAAAAATTGAACAGCAAGCTGTCGCAAGTGTCCAATTTTTGTAATTAAAATGTCAAAGTGGATTATTCTTTGGTTTCAGCGTCGGCTGCTTTTTTTGCTTCTTCCTCTTCAGAAAGTTTAGCTTCGTCTTTGTCTTTCTTACGTTCAGACAATCCTTCTTCAATAGCAGCACCGAATGCTTTCACCAATAGTGAAATGGATTTAAAAGCATCATCATTTGCAGGGATAGGGAAATCAACCTCATTAGGGTTAGAGTTTGTATCTACCAATGCAAACACAGGAATACCAAGCTTCTTAGCTTCCGCCAAGGCAATATGCTCCCGTTTAATATCTACAATAAAGAGGGCTGCAGGAAGACGTGTAAGGTCAGAAATACCTCCCAATACATTTTCCAGCTTTTCTCTTTGACGGCTGATCATCAGCCTTTCTTTCTTCGCTAGGTTTTTGTAAGCGTCGTCTTTAGACATTTTGTCTATGGTCGACATCTTCTTCAAAGATTTACGGATGGTAGCAAAGTTTGTCATCATACCACCAAGCCATCTTTCAGTAATGTAGGGCATCTTAAGCCTTCTGGCTTCTTCTGCTACCAAATCTTTGGCTTGTTTTTTCGTAGCTACAAACATGATTTTTTTGCCTGAGCGTACGATCTGCTTGATTGCGTTGGATGCTTCATCAAGGCAAACGAGCGTTTTGTTTAGATCAATAATATGGATCCCATTCTTCTCCATGAAGATATAGGGTGCCATTTTAGGATCCCACTTTCTTGTTAAGTGTCCGAAGTGAACACCAGCATCCAGTAAGTCTTTATATTCTATATTGGCCATTTAATAAATTGTTGTTTATAATATTAAGAAAAGAATATACCCAATTATCTCTTAGAGAACTGGAATCTTCTTCTTGCTTTTCTTCTTCCTGGTTTCTTACGTTCAACCATTCTGGAATCACGCGTTAAGAATCCTTCTTTTTTCAACGGACTTCTGTGGTCTTCGTTGATTTCACAAAGGGCTCTAGATATCGCCATTCTAATGGCTTCTGCTTGACCACTGATCCCACCACCATCAACATTGATGTTAATGTCATAGGCACCGTCCTCATTGACCAATACCAAAGGTTGCTTCACCACAATCTGGTGCAGCTCAAAAGGGAAATACTTGTCCAAGGCCCTTTTGTTTACCGTGATATTACCGTTCCCGGATTTTACGTAAATCCTGGCTACGGATTCCTTTCTTCTTCCAATTTTGTTAATTACTTCCATTGACGGGTAGCATTAAAGTTTTACTTCTTTAGGTTTTTGTGCGCTGTGCGGATGCTCCGAGCCGGCGTATACATACAGGTTAGTGTATAGTTTTCTACCAAGTCTGTTTTTTGGAAGCATTCCTTTTACTGCTTTCTCTACCAGAGTACGTGGCGATTTTTCCAAAAGGATCTTTGGAGTAGCTATACGTTGACCCCCGGGAAATCCCGTGTGACGTACATATACCTTCTCTGTCCACTTCCTTCCGGTAAGTCTTACTTTCTCTGCGTTAATTACAATAACGTTGTCTCCGCAATCAACATGAGGGGTAAAGTTTGGCTTGTGCTTCCCTCTCAACATTTTTGCCACTTCGCTTGAAAATCTGCCGAGTACCTGGGATTGGGCATCCACTACTACCCACTCCTTCTCCACCGTAGCATCATTCGCTGATATGGTCTTATAGCTTAAAGTATTCACTGTGTAAATGTTTAATAATTAGCTTGTTAAATACATTTCACCCTCAAAAAGGGACACAAAGATAGAAGTTAATTCCTTCAATTCCAATAGAAAGCAAAGTTTACTGCCTTATTTTCACAAGAATAGCTATTGCAGTCTACTTAATTAAGC of the Cyclobacterium marinum DSM 745 genome contains:
- a CDS encoding lysylphosphatidylglycerol synthase transmembrane domain-containing protein, whose translation is MIKKRLKFFLKILLTSLALYLVFSKIDTKTTWKVIQTSDIGWIFLAWIFFVASKLFSAIRLNIYFRDIGLRLPEIKNIKLYLIGMFYNLFLPGGIGGDGYKVYLLNKVHKTPVKQLINAALLDRGNGLAVLLWLMFCLMLFLNLPWDFPISMYWLGILGIVFIPIGFYLVMLLFFKQFMGSVPSTTGFSFLNQLLQLCSAYFILISMGVGDQYIPYLFVFLVSSTVSVLPLTIGGVGARELVFVLAHDYVGIDQNVAVAFSLLFFLISMLTSLFGLFFKHEG
- the tsf gene encoding translation elongation factor Ts; this translates as MAITAQEVNKLRQKTGAGMMDCKKALTEAEGDFEKAIDILRKKGQKVSASRADRETKEGVVVTSVSEDGKTGTILSLTCETDFVAKNDEFSAFANAILAEAVKADADSIEAVLALPYEGITIGEKITEMTGKIGEKIGVSHLEKITAEVVEPYIHSNGKLGVLVGLTNTQGADVSDAGKDVAMQIAAMNPVALDKDGVDSSVVEREIEVGKDQARQDGKPEAMLEKIAMGKLNKFYKENTLLSQSFVKDTSKTIAQYLDSVSKGLTVSSFKRVSIG
- the rpsB gene encoding 30S ribosomal protein S2 produces the protein MANIEYKDLLDAGVHFGHLTRKWDPKMAPYIFMEKNGIHIIDLNKTLVCLDEASNAIKQIVRSGKKIMFVATKKQAKDLVAEEARRLKMPYITERWLGGMMTNFATIRKSLKKMSTIDKMSKDDAYKNLAKKERLMISRQREKLENVLGGISDLTRLPAALFIVDIKREHIALAEAKKLGIPVFALVDTNSNPNEVDFPIPANDDAFKSISLLVKAFGAAIEEGLSERKKDKDEAKLSEEEEAKKAADAETKE
- the rpsI gene encoding 30S ribosomal protein S9, whose product is MEVINKIGRRKESVARIYVKSGNGNITVNKRALDKYFPFELHQIVVKQPLVLVNEDGAYDININVDGGGISGQAEAIRMAISRALCEINEDHRSPLKKEGFLTRDSRMVERKKPGRRKARRRFQFSKR
- the rplM gene encoding 50S ribosomal protein L13, which translates into the protein MNTLSYKTISANDATVEKEWVVVDAQSQVLGRFSSEVAKMLRGKHKPNFTPHVDCGDNVIVINAEKVRLTGRKWTEKVYVRHTGFPGGQRIATPKILLEKSPRTLVEKAVKGMLPKNRLGRKLYTNLYVYAGSEHPHSAQKPKEVKL